In Streptomyces sp. NBC_01717, one DNA window encodes the following:
- a CDS encoding PucR family transcriptional regulator: protein MASDKLTVEDLLSYPALQLTVKAGSSGLGRSVSWAHASELDDPTPWLLGAEVIMTTGLAMPRTAAGQRAYLERLDDAGVSALALSAQLHMPPLHDAFFRAAEERGMPVLEVPLAVPFIAVSQEVAASVQEDARHRLGAQLQVFGSLRWLVAEDLDTPTLLRRLERLSGYDVYLCTPQGRPLLPGVPVPDPGVLPASVDAPPTVPGGFVLPVPAPGGPAGFLVAYEREGAQPAGLAVVQHIATVAALRVAMVRNERETLRREGAETLAELLQEVLDPEAARRRLARHAIEGDTVLIVVRRTTDEALLRCLQDHPHLLLTWGEDRYVLGAPQLADRIGELPDVAAGMSRPFLPGAALRVAQREALWAVSKAVESGRPVIRYGDDSMGRWLPDDPAVLTALVEHVLGAVLRYDEAHDSQLLVSARTWMERDRRTDAAAAALHIHPNTLTYRLRRFGALTDRDLASTGALAEVWLAIQAAGALGLTD, encoded by the coding sequence GTGGCCAGCGACAAACTCACCGTTGAGGATCTCCTCTCGTACCCCGCGCTCCAGCTCACCGTGAAGGCGGGCAGCAGCGGTCTGGGCCGCTCGGTCTCCTGGGCGCACGCGAGCGAGTTGGACGATCCGACGCCCTGGCTCCTCGGTGCCGAGGTGATCATGACCACGGGCCTGGCGATGCCGCGTACCGCGGCGGGGCAGCGTGCGTATCTGGAGCGGCTCGACGACGCCGGGGTGTCCGCACTGGCCCTCTCGGCACAGCTGCACATGCCCCCGCTGCACGACGCCTTCTTCCGGGCCGCCGAGGAGCGGGGCATGCCGGTCCTGGAGGTGCCGCTCGCCGTCCCGTTCATCGCGGTGTCCCAGGAGGTCGCCGCGTCGGTCCAGGAGGATGCCCGGCACCGGCTCGGCGCCCAGCTGCAGGTCTTCGGTTCACTGCGCTGGCTGGTCGCCGAGGACCTCGACACGCCGACGCTGTTGCGCCGCCTCGAACGCCTCTCGGGTTACGACGTCTACCTCTGTACGCCGCAGGGGCGCCCCCTCCTGCCCGGCGTGCCCGTGCCCGATCCGGGCGTCCTGCCCGCCTCCGTCGATGCTCCGCCGACCGTGCCCGGCGGGTTCGTGCTGCCCGTTCCGGCGCCCGGCGGCCCGGCGGGGTTCCTCGTCGCCTACGAACGGGAGGGCGCCCAGCCGGCCGGGCTCGCCGTCGTCCAGCACATCGCCACGGTGGCGGCGCTGCGGGTGGCGATGGTGCGCAACGAACGCGAGACGCTCCGCCGGGAGGGTGCGGAGACCCTCGCCGAGCTGCTGCAGGAGGTCCTCGACCCGGAGGCGGCCCGGCGCAGGCTCGCCCGGCACGCGATCGAGGGCGACACCGTGCTGATCGTGGTCCGGCGGACCACGGACGAGGCGCTGCTGCGGTGTCTCCAGGATCATCCGCACCTCCTGCTCACCTGGGGCGAGGACCGCTATGTGCTGGGTGCGCCGCAGCTGGCCGACCGGATCGGTGAACTGCCGGACGTGGCGGCGGGGATGAGCCGCCCGTTCCTGCCGGGCGCCGCACTGCGGGTGGCGCAGCGCGAGGCGCTCTGGGCGGTCTCGAAGGCCGTCGAGTCGGGCCGCCCGGTGATCCGTTACGGGGACGATTCGATGGGCCGCTGGCTGCCCGACGACCCGGCGGTGCTGACCGCGCTGGTCGAACATGTCCTCGGCGCGGTACTGCGTTACGACGAGGCGCACGACTCGCAACTGCTGGTCTCCGCCCGCACCTGGATGGAGCGCGACCGCCGCACGGATGCGGCGGCGGCCGCCCTCCACATCCACCCGAACACCCTCACGTACCGGCTGCGGCGGTTCGGCGCGCTGACCGACCGCGATCTGGCGTCGACAGGAGCGCTGGCGGAGGTGTGGCTGGCGATCCAGGCGGCGGGCGCGCTGGGGCTCACGGACTGA
- a CDS encoding MBL fold metallo-hydrolase, protein MPVEVTWWGHATCTIEDSGVRVLTDPLFVRRLAHLRRRRGALPGPEATVADVVLISHLHSDHLHLPSLARLAPGSRLIVPLGAVRSVPGLRMLRRVRGLRITEVAAGDEVRVGGVRVRAVPAQHDGRRLPVGPHRSPALGYVVEGEARTYFAGDTGLFDEMAEAVGPVDVALLPVGGWGPYLGHSHLDAGRAAQALARLAPRSAVPVHYGTYWPIGMDGVRPHEFHSPGDEFVRKAALLAPDVTVHRLAHGEHVRPEAAR, encoded by the coding sequence GTGCCGGTGGAAGTCACCTGGTGGGGTCATGCCACCTGCACCATCGAGGACTCCGGAGTCCGTGTCCTGACCGACCCCCTCTTCGTGCGCCGCCTCGCCCACCTGCGCCGCCGCCGCGGCGCGCTCCCGGGCCCCGAGGCCACCGTCGCCGATGTCGTCCTCATCTCCCATCTGCACTCCGACCATCTGCATCTGCCGTCACTGGCCCGCCTCGCGCCCGGCAGCCGGCTGATCGTTCCGCTCGGTGCCGTCCGTTCCGTACCCGGGCTGCGGATGCTGCGCCGGGTGCGCGGGCTGCGGATCACCGAGGTGGCGGCCGGGGACGAGGTGCGGGTCGGCGGTGTGCGGGTACGGGCCGTCCCCGCACAGCACGACGGGCGGCGGCTGCCGGTGGGCCCGCACCGTTCACCCGCGCTGGGCTATGTCGTCGAGGGCGAGGCGCGCACGTACTTCGCCGGGGACACCGGGCTGTTCGACGAGATGGCGGAGGCGGTCGGCCCGGTCGACGTGGCGCTGCTACCGGTCGGCGGCTGGGGCCCGTATCTGGGCCACAGCCATCTGGACGCGGGCCGCGCCGCCCAGGCCCTGGCCCGGCTGGCACCGCGATCGGCCGTGCCGGTGCACTACGGCACGTACTGGCCGATCGGGATGGACGGGGTCCGGCCCCATGAGTTCCACTCGCCGGGCGACGAGTTCGTCCGTAAGGCGGCTCTGCTGGCACCGGACGTGACGGTGCACCGGCTGGCCCACGGGGAGCATGTGCGGCCGGAGGCCGCCAGGTGA
- a CDS encoding DedA family protein — translation MIQEVVGQLPPESTQQAVGYPSLFLLVALGALVPVVPTGALVSSAAVVAFHQTDAFALLVVFGVASSAAFLGDVCLYWLGQRGVRSKNGSKWLQVISDRAAPERLAQAQQKLDEHGSVVLVLSRLVPAGRIPVMLACLLGRMPMRRFARGDVPACLAWAATYQLIGILGGSLFPEPWQGVVAAVGLTLLISGAPAVWRRARARFSR, via the coding sequence GTGATCCAGGAGGTCGTGGGGCAGCTGCCCCCTGAGTCGACGCAGCAGGCCGTCGGCTATCCGTCCCTGTTCCTGCTGGTGGCGCTGGGTGCTCTGGTGCCGGTGGTGCCGACCGGGGCGCTGGTGAGTTCGGCGGCCGTGGTGGCGTTCCATCAGACGGACGCGTTCGCGCTGCTGGTGGTGTTCGGGGTGGCGTCATCGGCGGCGTTCCTCGGGGACGTCTGTCTGTACTGGCTGGGGCAGCGCGGGGTGCGGTCCAAGAATGGTTCGAAGTGGCTGCAGGTGATCAGCGACCGGGCGGCGCCGGAGCGTCTGGCCCAGGCGCAGCAGAAGCTGGACGAGCACGGTTCGGTGGTGCTCGTGCTGTCGCGGCTGGTGCCGGCCGGGCGGATTCCGGTGATGCTGGCGTGCCTGCTGGGCCGGATGCCGATGCGCCGGTTCGCCCGGGGGGATGTGCCGGCCTGTCTGGCGTGGGCGGCGACGTATCAGCTGATCGGCATTCTGGGCGGTTCGCTGTTCCCCGAGCCGTGGCAGGGCGTGGTAGCGGCGGTCGGCCTGACGCTGCTGATCAGCGGGGCGCCCGCGGTGTGGCGCAGGGCGCGGGCCCGGTTCAGCCGCTGA
- a CDS encoding MBL fold metallo-hydrolase — translation MTEQTERSLDGPTRPAPLGRIVSPRPLGEVRVWPDTFADRLTGPLPGVRGMSRLAYERAVRPDAEGLRGVHRLPYAPEPLPDTGAGRTTVTWVGHASWIVRTGGLTILTDPVWSRRILGTPARITPVGVRWEDLPAVDAVVISHNHYDHLDAPTLRRLPQDTPLFVPAGLGRWFRRRRFSCVTELDWWESAVLNGVRFDFVPSHHWSKRTLTDTCRSLWGGWIINGIGGGDGQRVYFAGDSGYGHWFTEIGRRHPGIDLALLPIGAYEPRWWLGDVHIDPEEAVQAYEDLGARAMAPMHWATFLLSAEPVLEPLTRLHAAWQRAGHPREHLWDLPIGGSRVLDGARTPRYPQPPQGISG, via the coding sequence ATGACGGAACAGACCGAGCGCTCCCTCGACGGGCCCACGCGCCCGGCTCCCCTCGGCCGGATCGTGTCACCGCGCCCCCTCGGCGAGGTGAGGGTCTGGCCCGACACGTTCGCCGACCGGCTCACCGGCCCGCTGCCGGGTGTCAGGGGCATGTCCAGACTGGCCTATGAGCGCGCCGTGCGGCCCGACGCGGAGGGATTGCGCGGCGTCCACCGGCTCCCCTACGCCCCCGAACCGCTGCCCGACACCGGCGCGGGCAGGACCACCGTGACGTGGGTCGGACACGCCAGCTGGATCGTCCGGACGGGCGGGCTGACCATCCTCACCGACCCCGTCTGGTCCCGCCGCATCCTCGGCACACCCGCCAGGATCACGCCCGTCGGCGTCCGCTGGGAGGATCTGCCGGCCGTCGACGCGGTGGTCATCAGTCACAACCACTACGACCACCTCGACGCCCCCACCCTGCGCAGACTGCCGCAGGACACCCCGCTCTTCGTCCCCGCGGGACTCGGCCGGTGGTTCCGGCGCCGCCGCTTCTCCTGCGTCACCGAGCTCGACTGGTGGGAGTCGGCGGTGCTGAACGGCGTCCGCTTCGATTTCGTGCCCTCCCACCACTGGTCGAAGCGGACCCTCACCGACACCTGCCGCTCCCTGTGGGGCGGATGGATCATCAACGGCATCGGCGGTGGCGACGGACAGCGGGTCTACTTCGCCGGGGACAGCGGCTACGGGCACTGGTTCACGGAGATCGGCCGCCGGCACCCCGGGATCGATCTGGCCCTGCTGCCGATCGGGGCGTACGAACCGCGCTGGTGGCTCGGCGACGTACACATCGATCCGGAAGAGGCCGTGCAGGCGTACGAGGATCTCGGTGCCCGCGCGATGGCACCGATGCACTGGGCGACGTTCCTGCTCTCCGCGGAGCCCGTACTCGAACCGCTCACCCGGCTCCATGCGGCCTGGCAGCGGGCCGGCCATCCGCGCGAACACCTCTGGGACCTGCCGATCGGTGGCTCCCGGGTGCTGGACGGGGCCCGCACCCCGCGGTACCCCCAGCCACCCCAGGGCATCAGCGGCTGA
- a CDS encoding aminotransferase class I/II-fold pyridoxal phosphate-dependent enzyme: MARERTGRAGQDGDAGPAGSGAGRAAARTLREDRGPVRYGPPAPDPGLPVLPELADVLAAAAGRSEPEPTGGGEALREAAAAYWIRRGLRGGPEHIAAAPGASPLLLALIAAHGGDVLMPRPCPPTWIPQARLLGRPAYHVPTPAECGGVPDPYALLETVRRVRAEGGRPRLLLISVVDDPTATVAPPELVREACEAAVAEGMHIVSDETWRDTLHRPHDTVLLSPAEMCPEDVTVLSDLAGALTPSAWPVAVARFPDTERAATRHARTLDILTALGALVAGPVAAAAAHALREPEPVTARLRLAAGLQAQVAAAAHRAVLASGALARPPQAGRHLYADLGPLRSRLATQGVTDSLELEEYLTERLGAPTPGGHRFGDELGALRVRLGTGPLLGSTPEQQMESLTAVEPLELPHVARALSIFAAALGELR; this comes from the coding sequence ATGGCGCGGGAGCGGACCGGGCGGGCCGGGCAGGACGGGGATGCGGGACCGGCCGGGAGTGGCGCAGGGCGGGCCGCCGCCCGGACCCTTCGGGAGGACCGCGGGCCCGTTCGGTACGGGCCACCCGCCCCCGATCCCGGGCTGCCCGTGCTGCCCGAACTGGCCGACGTGCTCGCCGCCGCGGCCGGGCGCAGCGAGCCCGAACCGACCGGCGGCGGCGAGGCCCTGCGCGAGGCGGCCGCCGCCTACTGGATCCGGCGCGGTCTGCGCGGCGGACCGGAGCACATCGCCGCCGCCCCCGGTGCCTCACCCCTGCTGCTCGCCCTGATCGCCGCACACGGCGGCGATGTCCTCATGCCGCGCCCCTGCCCCCCCACCTGGATCCCGCAGGCCCGGCTGCTGGGCCGGCCCGCCTACCATGTGCCGACCCCGGCCGAGTGCGGCGGCGTGCCCGATCCGTACGCGCTCCTCGAGACCGTACGCAGGGTGCGCGCCGAGGGCGGCAGACCCCGGCTCCTGCTGATCTCAGTCGTCGACGACCCGACCGCCACCGTCGCCCCGCCGGAGCTGGTGCGCGAGGCGTGCGAGGCCGCGGTCGCCGAGGGGATGCACATCGTCAGTGACGAGACCTGGCGCGACACACTGCACCGGCCGCACGACACCGTCCTGCTCAGCCCCGCCGAGATGTGCCCCGAGGACGTCACCGTCCTCAGTGATCTGGCCGGTGCGCTGACTCCGTCCGCCTGGCCGGTCGCGGTCGCCAGATTCCCGGACACCGAACGGGCGGCGACGCGCCACGCCCGTACCCTCGACATCCTCACCGCGCTCGGCGCCCTCGTCGCGGGCCCGGTGGCTGCCGCGGCCGCCCACGCGCTGCGTGAACCGGAGCCCGTCACGGCGCGGCTCCGCCTGGCCGCCGGACTGCAGGCGCAGGTCGCGGCCGCGGCCCACCGGGCGGTGCTTGCCTCGGGAGCGCTGGCCAGACCCCCGCAGGCCGGCCGCCATCTCTACGCCGACCTCGGCCCTCTCCGGTCCCGGCTGGCCACCCAAGGTGTCACGGACTCGCTGGAACTGGAGGAGTACCTCACCGAACGCCTCGGCGCTCCCACCCCGGGCGGCCACCGCTTCGGCGACGAACTGGGTGCGCTGCGGGTTCGGCTGGGCACCGGACCGCTGCTCGGCTCGACCCCGGAGCAGCAGATGGAGTCCCTCACTGCGGTGGAGCCCCTTGAATTGCCGCACGTCGCCCGAGCGCTGAGCATTTTCGCAGCAGCTCTCGGCGAACTCCGCTGA
- a CDS encoding mandelate racemase/muconate lactonizing enzyme family protein: protein MRITGISTHVVGTPWRNLTYVQVHTDEGLTGVGETRMLGRTDALIGYLREAETNHITGSDPFAVEDLVRRMKYGDYGRAGEIVMSGIAVVEMACWDIKGKALGVPVWQLLGGQVTERVKAYANGWYTTERTPEAYHKAARAVVERGYRALKIDPFGTGHFELGQQETRYAVSLIEAVRDAIGPDAELMLEMHGRFSPSTAVRIAHEMAPFHPAWLEEPVPPENLKALSKVAGKVDLPIATGERIHDRIEFRELFESQAADIIQPDVGHIGGILETRKLAATAETHYTLIAPHNVGGSVLTAASLQLAGCTPNFKILEHFNDFADADIKKVVKGAPQVDPATGCFELSHAPGLGVELDVDAAAEFPQQQARFDLWADGWERRQPK from the coding sequence GTGCGCATCACCGGAATCAGCACACACGTCGTCGGCACCCCCTGGCGCAACCTCACCTACGTCCAGGTCCATACGGACGAGGGCCTCACCGGTGTCGGCGAGACCCGGATGCTCGGCCGCACCGACGCACTCATCGGCTACCTGCGCGAGGCGGAGACCAACCACATCACCGGCTCCGACCCGTTCGCCGTGGAGGACCTCGTACGCCGGATGAAGTACGGCGACTACGGGCGGGCCGGAGAGATCGTGATGTCCGGCATCGCGGTCGTCGAGATGGCCTGCTGGGACATCAAGGGCAAGGCGCTCGGCGTCCCCGTCTGGCAGCTGCTCGGCGGACAGGTCACCGAGCGGGTCAAGGCGTACGCGAACGGCTGGTACACAACCGAGCGCACCCCGGAGGCGTACCACAAGGCGGCACGGGCCGTCGTCGAGCGCGGCTACCGCGCCCTGAAGATCGACCCGTTCGGGACCGGCCACTTCGAGCTGGGTCAGCAGGAGACCCGGTACGCGGTGTCGCTGATCGAGGCGGTACGGGATGCCATCGGCCCCGACGCCGAGCTGATGCTGGAGATGCACGGCCGGTTCAGCCCGTCGACCGCCGTACGGATCGCCCACGAGATGGCACCGTTCCATCCGGCCTGGCTGGAGGAACCGGTGCCGCCGGAGAACCTCAAGGCTCTGAGCAAGGTCGCCGGCAAGGTCGATCTGCCGATCGCGACCGGTGAACGCATCCACGACCGGATCGAGTTCCGTGAGCTCTTCGAGTCGCAGGCTGCCGACATCATCCAGCCGGACGTCGGCCACATCGGCGGCATCCTGGAGACCCGCAAGCTCGCCGCGACTGCCGAGACCCACTACACACTGATCGCGCCGCACAATGTGGGCGGCTCGGTGCTGACCGCCGCCAGCCTCCAACTCGCGGGCTGCACACCAAACTTCAAGATCCTCGAACACTTCAACGACTTCGCGGACGCCGACATCAAGAAGGTCGTCAAGGGCGCCCCGCAGGTGGACCCCGCAACCGGCTGCTTCGAGCTCTCCCACGCTCCGGGCCTGGGTGTGGAGCTCGATGTGGACGCGGCCGCAGAATTCCCGCAGCAGCAGGCCCGGTTCGATCTGTGGGCCGACGGCTGGGAGAGGAGGCAGCCCAAGTGA
- a CDS encoding zinc-dependent alcohol dehydrogenase, whose protein sequence is MSGTRSRSVTVERPGEHRLTSGPVPEPGPGEVRVRVAAAGICMSDREVYDGHRDPAYVRYPVVPGHEWSGVVDALGAGVDPALLGRRTVAEGFRSCGGCERCRSGETSLCTAGYDETGFTRPGAFADHVVVPARLLHPLADDADLRAAALLEPAAVVAAAVRAGAPEPGERIAVVGAGTLGLLAVQLLSAMSPGELTVIDPRDERAGQGLAFGASEARTPKEADEVHGRYDLVVETAGAPSTAADACLLARRGGRVVLTGMFAPGAAGIDPVHLSLSQLTVRSVFGAPSAAWSYAVRAFTAGLLDPAALITHEFPLERFADAVALVGGGGPGTGKVLLRP, encoded by the coding sequence GTGAGCGGCACCCGCTCACGGTCGGTCACGGTCGAGCGGCCCGGCGAGCACCGGCTGACCAGCGGCCCCGTTCCCGAGCCCGGTCCCGGTGAGGTCCGGGTGCGGGTCGCCGCGGCCGGGATCTGCATGAGCGACCGTGAGGTGTACGACGGCCACCGCGACCCGGCCTACGTCCGTTACCCGGTGGTGCCCGGCCACGAATGGTCCGGGGTGGTCGACGCCCTGGGTGCAGGCGTCGATCCGGCGCTGCTCGGCCGCCGGACGGTCGCCGAGGGCTTCCGGTCCTGCGGCGGATGCGAACGATGCCGGAGCGGGGAGACGTCGCTGTGCACGGCGGGCTACGACGAGACGGGGTTCACCCGGCCCGGGGCGTTCGCCGACCATGTCGTGGTCCCGGCACGGCTGTTGCACCCACTGGCCGACGACGCGGATCTGCGGGCCGCCGCCCTGCTGGAACCGGCCGCGGTGGTCGCTGCGGCCGTACGGGCCGGGGCACCCGAACCGGGCGAGCGCATCGCCGTCGTGGGCGCGGGGACGCTCGGGCTGCTCGCCGTGCAACTGCTCTCCGCCATGTCGCCCGGGGAGCTGACGGTGATCGACCCACGCGATGAACGGGCAGGCCAGGGCCTGGCGTTCGGGGCGAGCGAAGCCCGCACCCCGAAGGAGGCCGACGAGGTGCACGGCCGCTACGACCTGGTCGTGGAGACGGCGGGCGCGCCGTCCACCGCCGCCGACGCCTGCCTGCTGGCGCGGCGCGGCGGCCGGGTGGTGCTCACGGGCATGTTCGCACCGGGTGCCGCCGGTATCGATCCGGTACATCTGTCGCTGAGCCAGCTCACCGTGCGCAGCGTGTTCGGGGCACCGTCGGCGGCCTGGTCCTATGCGGTGCGGGCGTTCACGGCCGGGCTGCTCGATCCGGCGGCGCTGATCACGCACGAGTTCCCGCTGGAGCGGTTCGCGGATGCCGTGGCACTGGTCGGCGGGGGCGGTCCCGGGACGGGCAAGGTGCTGCTGCGCCCGTAG
- a CDS encoding SMP-30/gluconolactonase/LRE family protein: MRLDVAVRERAELGEGPTWDPATGRLIWVDILSARVHTYDPASGRRTVMATEQHVGAAKPRAGGGLVVNLRDGIGLYDSDGAFRWLVHDPEPGRRGNDAAVAPDGALWAGTMRYDEAEVGGGLARIAPDGTVTPVLPVVACSNGIGWSPDGRLMYYIDTPTRRIDVFDFDGRRALNRRPFATVEEGAGFPDGLTVDADGCIWVALWDGGALRRYTAGGALDRTVPLPVRRPTACAFGGTDLRDLYISTARTGLAAPHPLSGSLLVLPGAGQGMPGAAFAG, translated from the coding sequence ATGCGCCTCGACGTGGCCGTGCGGGAGCGGGCCGAGCTCGGTGAGGGCCCGACCTGGGACCCGGCGACCGGTCGGCTGATCTGGGTCGACATTCTTTCCGCCCGCGTCCACACCTACGACCCGGCGAGCGGCCGCCGCACGGTCATGGCCACCGAGCAGCATGTCGGAGCGGCAAAGCCGCGCGCGGGCGGCGGGCTGGTCGTCAATCTGCGCGACGGCATCGGACTCTACGACTCCGACGGCGCCTTCCGCTGGCTGGTGCACGACCCCGAGCCCGGGCGGCGCGGCAACGATGCGGCCGTGGCGCCCGACGGGGCGCTGTGGGCGGGCACCATGCGCTACGACGAGGCGGAGGTCGGTGGCGGCCTGGCCCGCATCGCGCCCGACGGCACGGTCACCCCGGTGCTGCCCGTGGTTGCCTGCAGCAATGGCATCGGATGGAGCCCGGACGGGCGGCTCATGTACTACATCGACACCCCGACGCGCCGCATCGACGTCTTCGACTTCGACGGTCGGCGCGCCCTGAACCGGCGGCCGTTCGCGACGGTCGAGGAGGGGGCGGGTTTCCCCGACGGGCTGACGGTCGATGCCGACGGATGCATATGGGTCGCCCTGTGGGACGGAGGGGCGCTGCGTCGCTACACGGCCGGCGGCGCGCTTGACCGGACCGTCCCACTGCCGGTGCGGCGCCCGACGGCCTGTGCCTTCGGCGGTACGGACCTGCGCGACCTGTACATCTCCACGGCCCGGACGGGGCTCGCCGCCCCGCACCCGCTGTCCGGTTCGCTGTTGGTGCTGCCGGGCGCGGGGCAAGGGATGCCGGGGGCGGCCTTCGCGGGCTGA
- a CDS encoding IclR family transcriptional regulator has translation MGRLVPAVTRALDVLELFLHGDGTLSAPEVTRKLQLPRTTVHELLTTLAARSYLVALPDQPGRYRLGVRTYQLGSRYAEQLDLAAEGQQVAREVAETCGETVHVAILEDTDVIYIAKVDSTHAVRMVSAAGRRLPAHCTSVGKMLLATLPDRELDARLDGRELTGMTPNSITDPAELRTVLTGVRERGIAVEHRESNPDVSCVAAPVRDRAGRVVAALSISVPVIRWSEKREQELAVLAVDGADALSARLGHHRREQ, from the coding sequence ATGGGGCGACTCGTCCCTGCGGTGACCAGAGCCCTGGACGTACTCGAACTCTTCCTCCACGGCGACGGAACACTCTCCGCGCCCGAGGTCACCCGCAAACTCCAGCTGCCGCGCACCACCGTTCACGAGCTGCTGACCACCCTCGCCGCCCGCTCGTACCTGGTGGCGCTCCCGGATCAGCCGGGCCGCTACCGCCTCGGTGTCCGCACCTATCAGCTCGGCAGCCGGTACGCCGAGCAGCTCGACCTCGCCGCGGAGGGACAGCAGGTGGCCCGCGAGGTCGCCGAGACCTGCGGCGAGACGGTTCATGTGGCGATCCTGGAGGACACCGACGTCATCTATATCGCCAAGGTGGACTCCACCCATGCGGTACGGATGGTCTCGGCGGCCGGACGCAGGCTGCCCGCCCACTGCACCTCTGTCGGCAAGATGCTGCTCGCCACCCTGCCCGACCGGGAGCTCGACGCCCGGCTCGACGGCCGCGAACTCACCGGCATGACCCCCAACAGCATCACGGACCCTGCCGAGTTGCGGACCGTGCTCACCGGCGTGCGGGAACGGGGCATCGCGGTGGAGCACCGTGAGTCCAATCCGGATGTGAGCTGTGTGGCGGCTCCGGTGCGGGACCGGGCGGGCCGGGTCGTCGCCGCGCTCTCCATCTCCGTACCGGTGATCCGCTGGAGCGAGAAGCGCGAGCAGGAGCTGGCGGTCCTTGCGGTGGACGGCGCGGACGCCCTCTCCGCCCGTCTCGGACACCACCGGAGGGAGCAGTGA
- a CDS encoding TIGR03086 family metal-binding protein, translated as MASHTPSARDLLDRHAEALQLFTDRVHAVRDDQWSASTPCTEWSVRDLVTHLTSEQLWVPMLLTEGRTVAEVGDAFDGDVLGDDPVTVWDRAAAEARKAFAAPGALKRTVNLSYGDSAADAYCAQMVSDAVVHSWDLSRAIGSDELLPEGLVEFTRREVGPYVKGLSQTGLFAPPVKTEKGADPQTELLALLGRQV; from the coding sequence ATGGCATCTCACACTCCCTCCGCCCGCGACCTGCTCGACCGGCACGCCGAGGCACTCCAGCTCTTCACGGACCGGGTGCATGCCGTGCGCGACGACCAGTGGTCCGCATCGACGCCGTGCACCGAGTGGTCCGTCCGCGATCTGGTCACCCATCTCACGTCCGAGCAGCTCTGGGTCCCGATGCTGCTGACGGAGGGACGTACCGTCGCCGAGGTCGGTGACGCCTTCGACGGCGATGTGCTGGGCGACGACCCGGTGACGGTGTGGGACCGTGCGGCGGCGGAGGCCCGCAAGGCGTTCGCGGCCCCCGGAGCGCTGAAGCGGACCGTGAATCTCTCGTACGGGGACAGCGCCGCCGACGCCTACTGCGCGCAGATGGTGAGCGACGCCGTAGTGCACTCCTGGGACCTCTCCCGGGCGATCGGCTCCGACGAACTGCTGCCGGAGGGCCTCGTCGAGTTCACCCGGCGCGAGGTCGGGCCGTACGTGAAGGGACTGTCGCAGACCGGTCTGTTCGCCCCGCCGGTCAAGACCGAGAAGGGCGCGGACCCGCAGACCGAGCTGCTCGCGCTGCTCGGGCGGCAGGTGTGA